In Streptomyces durocortorensis, a genomic segment contains:
- a CDS encoding AraC family transcriptional regulator, translating into MPRQRYEERPSRLDGAVVWTLDAPPGSQQPARSVLPDGCMDLIWTGGRLIVAGPDSHAFEVDPRNRGSCAAIRFAPGTAPTLLGVPAHELRDHRVELDALWPRPAARRLVERIDRAPDPAAALEDAALDLAAGTGPPDPLTVAVADRLRRGRSVAATAAEVGLGARQLHRRSLAAFGYGPKLLARILRLQRALTLIRTGLPYAEAACRAGCTDQAHLAREMRDLAGTTLGAYFAAGDAEANSETPQPSGSSTTA; encoded by the coding sequence ATGCCCCGCCAGAGGTACGAGGAGAGGCCGTCCCGGCTGGACGGCGCCGTCGTCTGGACCCTGGACGCCCCGCCCGGCTCCCAGCAGCCCGCCCGGTCCGTGCTCCCCGACGGCTGCATGGACCTGATCTGGACCGGCGGCCGCCTGATCGTCGCCGGACCCGACAGCCACGCCTTCGAGGTGGACCCGCGGAACCGGGGCTCCTGCGCCGCGATCCGCTTCGCCCCCGGCACCGCGCCGACGCTCCTGGGCGTACCGGCACACGAGCTGCGCGACCACCGGGTGGAGCTGGACGCCCTCTGGCCCCGGCCCGCCGCCCGCAGGCTCGTCGAGCGGATCGACCGGGCCCCCGACCCCGCCGCCGCCCTGGAGGACGCCGCCCTGGACCTGGCCGCCGGCACCGGACCGCCGGACCCGCTCACCGTGGCGGTCGCGGACCGGCTGCGACGCGGCCGGTCCGTCGCCGCGACGGCCGCCGAGGTCGGCCTCGGAGCCCGCCAGCTGCACCGCCGCTCCCTCGCGGCCTTCGGCTACGGCCCCAAGCTCCTGGCCCGAATCCTCCGCCTCCAGCGCGCCCTGACCCTCATCCGCACCGGCCTCCCGTACGCCGAGGCGGCATGCCGGGCGGGCTGCACCGACCAGGCCCACCTGGCCCGAGAGATGCGCGACCTCGCCGGAACGACGCTCGGGGCCTACTTCGCAGCAGGGGACGCGGAGGCGAACAGCGAGACCCCGCAGCCGTCCGGGTCCAGCACCACCGCATAG
- a CDS encoding VOC family protein: MTPRLDAIGIITADLAASLAFYRRLGLDIPEGAESAPHVEVTLPGGQRLLWDTEEVIASFDPAWKRPAGGERLGLAFACEDPAEVDALYADLVEAGHRGHAKPWDAEWGQRYAVVLDPDGCGVSLFASASPAAK; the protein is encoded by the coding sequence ATGACTCCACGACTCGACGCGATCGGCATCATCACGGCGGACCTGGCGGCCTCGCTCGCCTTCTACCGGCGGCTCGGCCTCGACATCCCCGAGGGGGCGGAATCCGCGCCCCATGTCGAGGTGACCCTGCCGGGCGGGCAGCGGCTGCTGTGGGACACCGAGGAGGTCATCGCCTCGTTCGACCCCGCCTGGAAGCGCCCGGCGGGCGGCGAGCGGCTCGGGCTGGCGTTCGCCTGCGAGGACCCGGCGGAGGTCGACGCCCTGTACGCGGACCTCGTCGAGGCCGGTCACCGGGGCCATGCGAAGCCCTGGGACGCGGAGTGGGGGCAGCGCTATGCGGTGGTGCTGGACCCGGACGGCTGCGGGGTCTCGCTGTTCGCCTCCGCGTCCCCTGCTGCGAAGTAG
- a CDS encoding 3-hydroxyacyl-CoA dehydrogenase, whose protein sequence is MRIRIVGAGAMGRGIAQWAASAGHTVELADVRPEAVTEALDFVASMLDRAVAKGRMTAADRDGAVARLVPLGDPWAAGPEVELVIEAVREDLATKAEVFGKLERALPSSAVFATNTSSLSVTRIAATLQDPSRLAGLHFFNPVPLMRIVEVVPGAATRPDIPARLTELVEGCGHRAVTVADTPGFLVNHAGRGLVTEALALLEESVADPAEIDRIARDVLGLRMGPFELMDLTGLDVTAAVIDSIWEGFRYEDRLRPSFLTPNRVVAGLHGRKTGRGWYAYGDGASGPAPEGPVGGNAERPVFLATSGRREVAAYEEGLTGSLEAAGVRVERGGGPSAEAVVLVPVWGTSVAAAIAEGGLPRERTFGVEVLPSAGRRRVLAVTPASDRGAARDARGVLARSAEGGEPYGVSVVRDTAGSVAQRLLSSVVAVGCSIAERSLAAPADIDLAVTAGLGYPAGPLAWGERIGAAGMLELQRALHATTGDPRHRPTRWITERAALGLALTDPGTSPADCLE, encoded by the coding sequence ATGCGTATCAGGATCGTCGGAGCCGGGGCCATGGGCCGTGGCATCGCCCAGTGGGCGGCGAGCGCCGGGCACACCGTGGAACTCGCCGACGTACGGCCCGAGGCGGTGACGGAGGCCCTGGACTTCGTCGCCTCGATGCTGGACCGGGCGGTTGCCAAGGGCCGGATGACCGCCGCGGACCGGGACGGGGCGGTGGCCCGGCTGGTGCCGCTCGGTGATCCTTGGGCGGCCGGTCCGGAGGTGGAGCTGGTCATCGAGGCGGTACGGGAGGACCTGGCCACCAAGGCCGAGGTGTTCGGGAAGCTGGAGCGGGCGCTGCCCTCGTCCGCCGTCTTCGCGACGAACACCTCGTCCCTGTCGGTGACCCGGATCGCGGCGACGCTCCAGGACCCCTCGCGCCTGGCCGGGCTGCACTTCTTCAACCCCGTGCCGCTGATGAGGATCGTGGAGGTGGTGCCGGGCGCGGCGACCCGTCCGGACATCCCGGCCCGGCTGACCGAGCTGGTCGAGGGGTGCGGCCACCGGGCGGTCACCGTCGCCGACACCCCCGGATTCCTGGTCAACCACGCCGGGCGGGGGCTGGTGACCGAGGCGCTGGCGCTGCTGGAGGAGTCGGTGGCGGACCCGGCGGAGATCGACCGGATCGCCCGGGACGTCCTGGGGCTGCGGATGGGCCCCTTCGAGCTGATGGACCTGACCGGTCTCGATGTGACGGCCGCGGTGATCGACTCGATCTGGGAGGGCTTCCGGTACGAGGACCGGCTGCGCCCCTCCTTCCTCACCCCGAACCGGGTGGTGGCGGGGCTGCACGGCCGCAAGACGGGCCGGGGCTGGTACGCGTACGGGGACGGGGCGTCCGGCCCCGCGCCGGAGGGCCCGGTCGGCGGGAACGCGGAGCGCCCGGTGTTCCTGGCCACGTCCGGGCGGCGGGAGGTCGCGGCGTACGAGGAGGGGCTGACCGGCTCGCTGGAGGCGGCGGGGGTCCGCGTCGAGCGCGGCGGCGGGCCGTCGGCGGAGGCCGTGGTGCTGGTGCCGGTGTGGGGGACGTCGGTGGCGGCGGCGATCGCGGAGGGCGGGCTCCCCCGGGAGCGTACGTTCGGGGTCGAGGTGCTGCCCTCGGCCGGGCGGCGGCGGGTGCTCGCGGTGACGCCCGCCTCCGACCGGGGGGCCGCCCGCGACGCGCGTGGGGTGCTGGCGCGGTCCGCCGAGGGCGGGGAGCCGTACGGGGTGTCGGTGGTGCGGGACACGGCGGGGTCGGTCGCGCAGCGGCTGCTGTCCTCCGTCGTCGCGGTCGGCTGTTCGATCGCGGAGCGCTCGCTGGCCGCGCCGGCCGATATCGATCTCGCGGTGACCGCGGGCCTCGGCTATCCGGCCGGGCCGCTGGCATGGGGCGAGCGGATCGGGGCCGCGGGAATGCTGGAGCTCCAGCGGGCACTGCACGCGACGACGGGCGACCCGCGCCACCGGCCGACGCGGTGGATCACCGAACGGGCCGCCCTGGGCCTGGCCCTGACCGACCCGGGGACCTCGCCCGCGGACTGCCTGGAATGA
- a CDS encoding CoA-transferase, whose protein sequence is MPVTSSELLSVVASRELAGRRTVFAGIGLPTLAAELARLTVAPGIDVVYESGVCGAHPSHLPETIADAVLITGAEAVVSMPALFGSVLQGGHIDVGFLGAAQIDRWGNLNTSVIGDPCRPSVRLPGSGGAVEVMANAREVFVVMRRHTPRSFAAALDFCTTPGPDRALADGIRPLGVGVTRVVTELGVLAREGVGDELRLVAVHPGVTVEQVRAATGWELEAADRVATTAPPTPAELRLLRDDVDPNRVYLR, encoded by the coding sequence GTGCCTGTCACCTCCTCCGAGCTGCTGTCCGTCGTCGCCTCCCGTGAACTGGCCGGGCGGCGCACCGTGTTCGCGGGGATCGGGCTCCCGACGCTCGCGGCCGAGCTGGCGCGGCTGACCGTCGCGCCGGGCATCGATGTGGTGTACGAGTCCGGGGTGTGCGGGGCGCACCCCTCCCACCTCCCGGAGACCATCGCGGACGCGGTCCTGATCACGGGCGCCGAGGCGGTCGTGTCGATGCCCGCCCTGTTCGGTTCGGTGCTCCAGGGCGGGCATATCGACGTGGGGTTCCTGGGGGCCGCGCAGATCGACCGCTGGGGCAACCTCAACACCTCGGTCATCGGGGACCCGTGTCGTCCGTCGGTGCGGCTGCCGGGCTCCGGGGGCGCGGTCGAGGTGATGGCGAACGCCCGTGAGGTGTTCGTGGTGATGCGCCGCCACACCCCGCGTTCCTTCGCCGCCGCGCTGGACTTCTGCACCACGCCGGGCCCGGACCGGGCGCTCGCGGACGGAATCCGTCCGCTCGGCGTCGGCGTCACCCGGGTCGTCACCGAGCTGGGCGTCCTCGCCCGCGAGGGCGTCGGGGACGAACTTCGGCTGGTCGCCGTGCACCCCGGGGTCACCGTCGAGCAGGTCCGGGCGGCGACCGGCTGGGAGCTGGAGGCCGCCGACCGGGTCGCGACGACGGCCCCGCCCACACCCGCGGAGCTCCGGCTCCTGCGCGACGATGTCGACCCGAACCGTGTCTACCTCCGCTGA
- a CDS encoding CoA transferase subunit A: protein MGSTVDRTADKVMSMREAVAAFVHDGDTVSLEGFTHLIPTAAGHEIIRQGRRGLTVVRMTADIVVDQMVAAGCVTRLVSSFVGNSSAGSLGELRRRIERADPEPLAFEEYSHYGMVCRYLAGAQRLPFHPLRSYGGSDLPSVNPGIRKVTSPYPGPDGQPPEQIYVVPPVNPDVTIVHAQRADRRGNTQIWGLTGVQAEAVYAADRAVVVVEELVGDEVVRSDPNRTLIPAHAVDAVVVCPRGAHPSFAQGYYDRDNAFYRSWSAISRDPVRLREWLAEWVYGTADHAEYVAKLGEEYWAGLAVGEALSAPVNYGRRL from the coding sequence ATGGGGAGCACTGTGGACCGGACGGCCGACAAGGTCATGTCGATGAGGGAGGCCGTCGCCGCCTTCGTCCACGACGGGGACACCGTGAGCCTCGAAGGGTTCACCCATCTCATCCCGACCGCAGCCGGGCACGAGATCATCCGGCAGGGCCGTCGCGGACTGACGGTCGTGCGGATGACGGCGGACATCGTGGTGGACCAGATGGTGGCGGCGGGCTGTGTCACCCGGCTGGTCTCCTCCTTCGTCGGCAACTCCTCCGCCGGTTCGCTCGGTGAGCTGCGGCGGCGGATCGAGCGGGCGGACCCCGAGCCGCTGGCGTTCGAGGAGTACAGCCACTACGGGATGGTCTGCCGCTATCTCGCCGGTGCGCAGCGACTGCCGTTCCATCCGCTCCGCTCGTACGGCGGGAGCGATCTGCCGTCCGTCAACCCCGGTATCCGCAAGGTGACGTCGCCCTACCCCGGGCCGGACGGGCAGCCTCCCGAACAGATCTACGTCGTACCGCCGGTCAATCCGGATGTGACGATCGTCCACGCCCAGCGCGCCGACCGCCGGGGCAACACCCAGATCTGGGGACTGACCGGGGTCCAGGCCGAGGCGGTGTACGCGGCGGACCGGGCGGTCGTGGTCGTGGAGGAGCTGGTCGGGGACGAGGTGGTCCGCTCGGACCCGAACCGGACGCTGATCCCGGCGCACGCGGTCGACGCGGTGGTGGTCTGCCCGCGCGGGGCGCACCCCTCCTTCGCGCAGGGCTACTACGACCGGGACAACGCCTTCTACCGGTCCTGGTCCGCGATCAGCCGGGATCCGGTCCGGCTGCGGGAGTGGCTGGCGGAGTGGGTGTACGGCACCGCCGACCACGCGGAGTACGTAGCGAAGCTCGGCGAGGAGTACTGGGCGGGGCTCGCGGTGGGCGAGGCGCTGAGCGCCCCGGTGAACTACGGGCGGCGGCTGTGA
- a CDS encoding LysR substrate-binding domain-containing protein has product MELRHLKAFLAVAEELHFGRAAKRLQMAQPPLSQQIRQLEKELGVQLFRRNTRSVRLTGAGEAFLEPVTKVLDDLDTAVRAARSAGRGEYGRVTIGFAGASSHETLPRLTRAVRAAHPGLELVMTGQTYANVALSRVADGSLDLGFVRLPVTRAGVSYRVIDEEELLCALPFDHPLARCEAVPLGELADEPFVSFPANTGSTVRDAMTEACESAGFTPRVVQEAPDSYTIMALVAAGVGVTLTVTSVRHIQQSGLVYRPLTGPPIRRQAALAWRADNPSAALHAVLAVARDALPTPVRGPDGEPTETPGLSIRSRSGIGPAQSPDAKVTPPPAPRPSP; this is encoded by the coding sequence ATGGAACTGCGCCATCTGAAGGCCTTCCTCGCCGTGGCCGAAGAACTGCACTTCGGCCGCGCCGCCAAGCGCCTCCAGATGGCGCAGCCGCCGCTGAGCCAGCAGATCCGGCAGCTGGAGAAGGAGCTCGGCGTGCAGCTCTTCCGCCGCAACACGCGCTCCGTCCGGCTCACCGGCGCGGGGGAGGCCTTCCTCGAACCCGTGACGAAGGTCCTCGACGACCTCGACACGGCCGTACGGGCCGCCCGCTCGGCCGGCCGGGGCGAGTACGGCCGGGTCACCATCGGCTTCGCCGGAGCCTCCAGCCACGAGACGCTGCCCCGGCTCACCCGCGCCGTACGCGCCGCCCACCCCGGCCTCGAACTGGTCATGACCGGCCAGACGTACGCCAACGTCGCGCTGTCCCGGGTGGCCGACGGCTCGCTCGACCTCGGCTTCGTCCGCCTGCCGGTCACCCGTGCGGGAGTGTCCTACCGGGTGATCGACGAGGAGGAACTGCTCTGCGCCCTGCCCTTCGACCACCCCCTCGCCCGGTGCGAGGCGGTGCCGCTCGGCGAACTGGCCGACGAACCGTTCGTCTCCTTCCCCGCCAACACCGGCTCCACGGTCCGCGACGCGATGACCGAGGCCTGCGAGAGCGCCGGGTTCACCCCGCGCGTCGTCCAGGAGGCCCCCGACTCGTACACGATCATGGCGCTCGTCGCGGCCGGGGTCGGCGTCACCCTCACGGTCACCTCCGTCCGCCACATCCAGCAGAGCGGACTCGTCTACCGGCCCCTTACCGGACCGCCCATCCGCCGACAGGCGGCCCTCGCCTGGCGCGCGGACAACCCCTCGGCCGCCCTGCACGCCGTGCTCGCCGTCGCCCGGGACGCCCTTCCGACACCCGTACGCGGACCGGACGGCGAACCGACTGAGACGCCGGGCCTCTCGATCCGGAGCCGATCCGGTATTGGACCGGCTCAGTCACCGGATGCGAAGGTCACCCCACCACCCGCGCCCCGCCCGTCGCCCTGA
- a CDS encoding acetyl-CoA C-acetyltransferase, translating into MPLDVVICEPLRTPIGRFGGAFAQQTPAALAARVIAEIVTRTGIDPDRVDEVILGHAYPTSEAPAIGRVAALDAGLPTTVTGSQIDRRCGSGLQAVLDAAMQIRAGFSDVVIAGGVDVMSGAPYYTHDGRWGIKGPGLQLHDALARGRVTAGGLNHPVPGGMIETAENLRREYGISRADQDALALRSQQRAARAAAEGRYDAETVPVTVRTRKGETVVTADEHPRPDTTAEQLAALRPVMTKSDPEATVTAGNASGQNDAAAACLVTSAGTAERLGLTPLVRLVSFARAGVPAATMGIAPVAATRTALDRAGLSLADLDLIELNEAFAAQVLSCTRELDLGEKDHEERINVNGSGISLGHPVGATGARILATLTRELHRREARYGLETMCIGGGQGLAAVFERIAA; encoded by the coding sequence GTGCCGCTCGACGTCGTCATCTGCGAACCCCTGCGCACCCCGATCGGCCGGTTCGGCGGGGCGTTCGCCCAGCAGACACCGGCCGCGCTGGCCGCACGCGTCATCGCGGAGATCGTCACCCGCACCGGCATCGACCCCGACCGGGTCGACGAGGTGATCCTCGGCCACGCCTACCCGACCAGCGAGGCCCCCGCCATCGGCCGCGTCGCCGCCCTGGACGCCGGACTGCCCACCACGGTCACCGGCTCCCAGATCGACCGCCGCTGCGGCTCGGGGCTCCAGGCGGTCCTGGACGCGGCGATGCAGATCCGCGCCGGGTTCAGCGACGTCGTGATCGCGGGCGGCGTCGACGTCATGAGCGGCGCCCCCTACTACACCCACGACGGACGCTGGGGAATCAAGGGCCCCGGCCTCCAGCTCCACGACGCCCTCGCCCGGGGCCGGGTCACCGCGGGCGGCCTCAACCACCCGGTCCCCGGCGGCATGATCGAGACGGCGGAGAACCTGCGCCGGGAGTACGGCATCAGCCGCGCCGACCAGGACGCCCTGGCCCTGCGCTCGCAGCAGCGGGCCGCGCGCGCCGCCGCCGAGGGGCGCTACGACGCGGAGACCGTCCCCGTCACCGTACGCACCCGCAAGGGCGAGACCGTCGTCACCGCCGACGAACACCCCCGCCCCGACACCACCGCCGAACAACTCGCCGCCCTCCGCCCGGTGATGACCAAGTCCGATCCGGAGGCCACCGTCACGGCGGGCAACGCCAGCGGCCAGAACGACGCGGCGGCCGCCTGCCTGGTCACCAGCGCCGGAACCGCCGAACGCCTCGGCCTCACCCCGCTCGTCCGCCTGGTCTCCTTCGCCCGGGCCGGGGTCCCCGCCGCGACGATGGGCATCGCACCCGTAGCCGCCACCCGCACCGCCCTCGACCGGGCAGGTCTCTCGCTCGCCGACCTCGACCTGATCGAGCTGAACGAGGCCTTCGCCGCCCAGGTCCTGTCCTGCACACGGGAGTTGGACCTCGGCGAGAAGGACCACGAGGAGCGGATCAACGTCAACGGCTCGGGCATCTCGCTCGGCCACCCGGTCGGCGCCACCGGAGCCCGTATCCTCGCCACCCTCACCCGCGAACTCCACCGCCGCGAGGCCCGCTACGGCCTGGAGACGATGTGCATCGGCGGCGGCCAGGGCCTCGCGGCGGTCTTCGAACGGATCGCGGCCTGA
- a CDS encoding chaplin yields MRQVLNKSFIVVAAASGLLAAVGGTAHADASAEGAAVGSPGVGSGNTLQAPVNIPVNVCGNTVNVIALLNPAFGNKCVNADGPKHDHPPVDKPPVDEPPVDEPPVDEPPVDEPPVDEPPVDEPPVDEPPVDEPPVDEPPVDEPPVDEPPVDEPPVDEPPVDEPPVDEPPVDEPPVDMPPTDTPGTDTPGADTPGSGTPGSNTPGAHLADTGAADLGLAAGASAALLLGGAVLMRRTRDARD; encoded by the coding sequence ATGCGACAAGTCTTGAACAAGAGCTTCATCGTCGTGGCGGCCGCCTCAGGTCTCCTGGCCGCGGTCGGCGGCACCGCACACGCCGACGCGTCGGCCGAAGGCGCTGCCGTCGGCTCGCCGGGCGTCGGTTCGGGCAACACCCTGCAGGCTCCGGTGAACATCCCCGTCAACGTGTGCGGCAACACGGTCAATGTGATCGCCCTGCTGAACCCGGCCTTCGGCAACAAGTGCGTGAACGCCGACGGCCCGAAGCACGACCACCCGCCTGTGGACAAGCCGCCCGTAGATGAGCCGCCGGTCGACGAGCCCCCGGTCGACGAGCCGCCCGTGGACGAGCCCCCGGTCGACGAGCCCCCGGTCGACGAGCCGCCCGTAGATGAGCCGCCGGTCGACGAGCCGCCCGTGGACGAGCCCCCGGTCGACGAGCCCCCGGTCGACGAGCCGCCCGTAGATGAGCCGCCGGTCGACGAGCCGCCCGTGGACGAGCCCCCGGTCGACGAGCCCCCGGTCGACGAGCCGCCCGTGGACATGCCTCCGACCGACACCCCCGGCACGGACACTCCTGGTGCCGACACCCCCGGTTCCGGTACGCCCGGCTCCAACACCCCGGGTGCACACCTGGCCGACACCGGTGCCGCCGATCTGGGACTGGCCGCCGGTGCGAGCGCCGCGCTGCTGCTCGGCGGGGCGGTGCTGATGCGCCGTACCCGTGACGCGCGGGACTGA
- a CDS encoding rodlin — MIKKVLATGAVAASVLGLGATQAMAIANDGGTTSINGNGASQSFGNAETHGDWSPQFGLVQGSLNKPCVGLPLKGNVGSLVGVVPVTVQDINVLSSPQNQQCTENSTQAKGDEALSHILDDIPILSGNGAGNG, encoded by the coding sequence GTGATCAAGAAGGTTCTGGCTACGGGCGCTGTCGCCGCCTCCGTCCTCGGCCTCGGCGCCACGCAGGCCATGGCGATCGCCAACGACGGGGGCACCACCTCGATCAACGGCAACGGCGCTTCGCAGTCCTTCGGCAACGCCGAGACCCACGGTGACTGGAGCCCGCAGTTCGGCCTGGTCCAGGGGTCGCTGAACAAGCCCTGTGTCGGTCTTCCGCTGAAGGGCAACGTCGGTTCGCTCGTCGGCGTCGTGCCGGTCACCGTCCAGGACATCAACGTCCTGTCCTCCCCGCAGAACCAGCAGTGCACCGAGAACTCCACCCAGGCCAAGGGCGACGAGGCTCTGTCGCACATCCTGGACGACATCCCGATCCTCTCGGGCAACGGTGCCGGCAACGGCTGA